The Paenibacillus mucilaginosus 3016 genome includes the window AGGTCTCTACTCATGATTCATCATCCGTTCCTTCCGGCCGATCGGCTTGACGATCGTCCCCGTATGCTGTACCTGCGTATGCACGCTGACCGCCATCTCGACTTCTTTATATTTCTCCCGCCACTGGTCCCGGATGCCCCTCCACACCTTGGGCTCGCTGCGGTACAGAATATCCCCGAACCCTACCGGGTCCGACCCGTACTCGGTTTGCAGCGCCTTCAGGCTTTTCTCCACCATGCTCTTGATCTTCCGGTTCAGCGTCTCCTCCAGCTTGGCGTGCGTGTAATCCTTGCCCGAAATATAGTTCGACTGGTTCTCCGCAATGGAGCCGCGGGCACGAATGTCGATTCTCATCGTAATCTTCCCTCCGCTGACGACAGGACGAATCCGGGTCTGCGCAACGGCGAACTGCACCGCCTGCATGCCGGTACCGCCGGGCGCCGGCAGCACGATGGTCGGACGCTTGGCCTCATTCATCGCCCACAGGACGCCTTGGGCTTCCTCGCCCTTCAGCAGCCCGGCCAGCTTGTCCTCCCGGAAGACGGCCAGGCCTTCAAGCTTCATCATCGGCTTCTGTTGACCGGAGCGGCCCGGTTTCGTCCGGTCCACGACGCAGTAAGGCAGCGCCGGGTCCATCCCCTCCGACAGCAGGGCATGCACGGTCTCCTTCACCGTACGGGGGGTGCGCATATAATTCAGCGCCAGCTCCCGGATCATCTCCGTCGGGATCTTCTCGACCTCCACATCGACATCCATGAAGTCCCTCGCGTCCCCTTTGGTCACCAGGATATAGCCGGTCATCCGGTTCTGCGGAACCCTCGCCACGATGTCCAGGATGGGCGCAAGCCCGGACCGGGCCGCTCCCTCTCCGATGACGAGCACCCGGCGGTGGGCAAAATACAGCTGCCGGGACATCGCCTGCTGCTGAATATTGTTCGTTTCCTTGAGTGAGGTGCCGGTCACGGAATCCAGATGCCAGCTCCGGCTGCCGCTCGTGCCTCCCCCGCCGCCCGAGCTTCCCACCCCGCCGAGCTGCCCGGCCAGCGGGTAGAGCACTGTCGTCCGGTAGCCCTCCTTCACCTTGTCGATCCCGGTTCCCGAGACGAAGGCCACATCGTTGACTTCCCTCCGGTCCCAGCAGCCGGTCAGCAGAGGAAGACAGAGAACCAGAACGGCCGCCTGTTTGCACTCACGTCGGAACATCCTCTACTCATCCTTTACTCCGGGAATGGGGCGGTGGGGCAGGCCGCTGGCCCGCCGGCATTCTCTTGCGGTTCAGCCCCGTGATGCTCAGCGGCCTGCGGCTCATTCTCCACCAAGGGACACGGACCAGAATGTCGCCAAGCTCACCCTTCTGATACGGAGCCATACCGGACAGGTACGGCACGCCGAAGGAGCGCAGCTGGCACAGATGAACAGCGAGCCATAGGGTGGCGATGACCATGCCGAACAAGCCGAAGAGCCCCCCCATGATCATGATCGGAAATCGGAGAATCCGGATCGAGATTGCCGCATTGAACCGCGGAATCGTGAAGGAAGCGATGCCCGTCAGCGACACGATGATCACGATCGGCGCCGATACGATGCCCGCCTGCACCGCAGCCTGCCCGATCACGAGCGCCCCGAGTATGGAGACCGCCTGGCCGAGGGTTTTCGGGAGGCGGATGCCCGCTTCGCGCAGCGCCTCGAACGCCACCTCCATGATCAGAGTTTCGATCAGGGCGGGGAACGGAATCGACTCCCTGGCGGCGGCGATGCTCAGCAGCAGGTTGGTCGGAAGCATGTCCTGGTGGTAGGTGGTGACGGACACATAGATGCCGGGCAGGAACAGGGCGAAGAACAGAAAACCGAGCCGCAGCCACCGCAGCAGCGTGCCGATGAAATAGCGCTCGTAATAATCCTCGCTGGCCTGCAGCATCTCCCAGAACGTAACCGGCGCCATGAGAACGAACGGCGTGCCGTCGACGAACACGGCGAACCGGCCTTCAAGCAGCTGGGCCGCCGCCGTATCCGGCCGTTCCGTGTAATGCAGCTGCGGGAATGGGGAGAAGGCCTCGTCTTCGATGAATTCCTCGATATAGCCGCTCTCCAGAATCCCGTCAATGCGGATATGCTCCAGCCTGCGCTTCACCTCGCGGATCACTTCCGGGTCGGCGGTTCCCTCGAGATAAGCGAGCATCACCCCGGTCCGCGTCTGTTCGCCCAGCGTGAAGGCTTCCAGCTTCAGGTCCGGGGACTTGATCTTGAAGCGGATCAACGCCGTATTCACGTGGATATCCTCCGTGAAGCCTTCACGGGGCCCGCGCACAACCGCCTCGGTTGCCGGCTCCTGCACCGACCGGCGCGTTCCGCCTCCGGTGCTGATCAGCAGCGCTTCCTCCTGCCCCTGGCAGAAGACCGCCGCCCGCCCGCCGAGGATCGCATCGACCACGGACCCGTAGTCCGACGTGCGGGAGAGCTCCGCGGAGGTGATCAGCGGGGCCAAGTCCGCTGCGGCTTCTCCGCTGCCGGCTGCGGCCAGGAGCGGCCGCAGCACCTCTTCCCCCAGCCGGGCGGTATCGACAATGCCGCTGATATAGACGAGGCAGTACCCGTGCTCAGCCGGCACACCCTCCGTCATCCGGAACACCACGTCCGCACAGCGGTCGAACGTGACTTGAAGCCTTGTCATATTCTCGTCCAGCTCCCGGGAGACCCGGGGCTTGGCCGTATGCCGGATACTTGTCATAAGCCCCCTCAATCCATGCTCTTAGGTGAAATGGACTTTCCTGGAAAGCCGGTGCCTGCAGCTCCGGGGTTACCGGCGGCTGCGTTCTTAAGCATGAAGTATTTCCTATCGGCGCCAGAACTATCCATGGGAGGGCACGGCGGCCCGGCAGGCGGAGCCTCAACAGAGAAGAGCACAGATGAGATGAGAAGAGGAGAGGAGCGGCCGCCCCTCTCCTCTTCTTACCCCTGGCCTTCAGAGGACAGCTTCCCCCCATCCAGCAGCTTCTTCAGCAGCCGTTTCGGTGCGGTCCTTCCGTACCCCTCGACAATCAGCTCACGGAGCTCCTCCCAGGGCACGCCCTCCGGGGGGCTGACGGAGACCCAGCCATGCTGCCCGATATAAGGCGTGCGGGTATAAGGCCCTTTCTCCAGCAGGAAGGCCTGCGTTTCCTTGTCCGCCTTGACGGAGATCGAGACCCCATCCGCCTGTTCTCCCATGAAGACGAACGGCTTGTCCCCCACCCGAAAGGTGGTATGGCCGAAGCCGTCGACCTTCTCCACCGACTCCGGAAGCTCCCGGCAGACGTCTCTCACTTGGTGCAGCAGCGCCAGTCCCGCCGCTGAAGAGATGGTTTTATGTGATCCTTCCATTTGCTGCATCCTCCTTGGTTATGAATGCCTCTCTTCTCCTATAGTGCCACAAGGAAGGGCGGACCGAAAGCGCCCTCCGGGATTAACGGATGGAACGGGAATGATCGGTGGACCGTCCGGAAAAAATAGGTACGATTTTATCCATCGACGGGAGGACACTGCCCATGCACCATGCGGTCCCTTATTTCATCCTGAGCGCTGCAGATCTCCTCCTCCTTCTATGGGTTTGGCTGCGGACCAGACAGTCTTTCATGTTCATCCTGCTGCTGGTCTACACCGGCATGGTTTTTACCTTTGAGTATGTGATCATGGTGCTGCTGGGCAGCTATGTGTACCTGCCGCAGATTGTTCCCTGGCGCCCTTACCAGGATAACGTGATCGGAGCGACGATCTCGAACGTATTGACCATTCCCACCCTGTCCGTCCTCATCGTCATGTTCAGACTGCGGTGGCTCCCGGTCCTCGGCATCACCCTCGCGGTCTGTGCCGTGGAATGGCTCTTTGTCCGGCTGGACGTGTACGAGCTGCACTGGTGGAGAATAGCCTACACGCTCGCCGCGCTCACCTTCTTCTTTCATCTGGCGAAGGCCTGGGTATATGCGCTCGAACGCGGCTTCATGGACCGGGAGAAGAGCAAGAGGCTCATCGCCTTCCTCAGCCTGCTCATGGCGTCCTTTGCGCTTGCGGCCACCATGATGTTCGTCTTCTCGCTGGCAGGCATCCGCTTGTTCCGGGCGGGGGTATTCCCCGAGCCCTACCATGACGACGTGGTGCTGGCCACCATCGACGCCTTGACCAAAGCCTGCATTCTGGCCGCCGTACTGTATACCACGCGCCGGCTCCTGTGGAGGGGGCTCACACTTCCGCTCTTCGCAGGTCTGCAGCTGTGGCTCCTCCACACGGACCGTCTCCGGATCTTCCTGGCCCAGCCGGCTTACTTCGCCCTGTACCTGCTCTGCTGCCTCGGAGTGCTGGCTGTGGTCTCCCGGATCGACGGGCGGATCAAGCGTATTGCCGGACTCGATTGAAGAAGAATGGAGATGGCCGCATTGGGGACTATCAAAAAAGGGCACTCCAAAGCGAAAGGGGCCCCGCTTCAGGGCCCCTCCCAGACCGCCAATCCACCGGCCGTTACGGCTTCAGCACGACCTTAATGCAGTCCTCCAGCTTGTCCGTGAACACCTCATAGCCCCGTTCCGCCTCCGTCAGCGGCAGGCGGTGCGTGATAATGTCCGTCGGATCGAGCTTCCCCGACGTGATCTGCGCGAACAGCTCCGGCATGTAGTGAATGACCGGGGCCTGTCCCATCTTCAGCGTAATGTTGCGGGAGAACAGATCCCCGAGCGGGAACGCGTTGTAAGTCATGCCGTACACCCCGATGAGCTGGATCGTGCCTCCCTTGCGGACAATCTGCCGCGCCGTCTGGACCGGACCGAGCGTACCGCCCTGCAGCTTGAGGGCCGTCTCAAGCTTTTCGACTACCGACTTCTCCCCGTCCATGCCCACACAGTCGATCACGACATCGGCTCCTCCGCCGGTGATCTCGTAGAGATGGGATTCAAGGTTGTCCACATCCTTGAAGTTGAAGGTCTCCACCCGGTTCGTATTGCGGGCATGATACAGCCGGTAATCGAGATGGTCTACCGCGATGACGCGCTTTGCACCCTTCTGCCACGCGAACTTCTGGGTGAGCAGCCCGACCGGCCCGCTGCCAAGCACGATGACGGTGTCGCCCGGCTTCACGCCCGAGTTCTCCACGCCCCAGTAAGCCGTCGGCAGAATGTCGGAGAGGAAGAGCACCTGCTCGTCGGTCACCTCCGCTTCCGGCGGAATCACGAACGGCATGAAGTTGCCGTAGGGCACCCGGAGCAGCTCCGCCTGGCCGCCGGCATAGCCTCCGTACGATTCCGAATACCCGAGATAGGCCCCGGTATCGTAGACCGGATTGTCATTGGAGTTGTCGCACTGGCTCTCGAGCTGATTTTTGCAGTAAAAGCACTCCCCGCACGACACGTTGAACGGAATGATGACGCGGTCGCCCTTTTTGACCCGGGTCACCTCCGGACCGACTTCTTCCACAATGCCCATCGGTTCGTGGCCGATGACATAGCCCTCGGGCATGCCGGGCACCATCCCGTTCACGAGGTGGATGTCCGATCCGCAGATCGCCGTGGAGGTGATGCGTACGAGAATATCGTCGCTTTTCTCGATGATCGGGTCCTGCACCTCTTTGACCTTGACCTGCTTCTTGCCCTGATAGGTTACCGCTCTCATGTACTCCAGCTCCTCTCGCCTTCCTAAGGTATGGATTGTTGCCTGTCAGCCTTGGCCCAGGACTACGCCACTACTTACCCGGATTGGACTCCTTCCAAAACCTGGCGGGCGGCCAAGGAGGCGGAACCGCATGGAACCGGCACGGCGATCCTGCTTCCGCATGGAGGGGAAAGGGAGAGCGGCCGGCCCCCGGGAATCTCTTGTGTCCGGCTTCCCCCGCACCCAAAGCTAGCCCGGCCTCTTCGGCGTGAAGCGCCACAGCAGCTCCTGCCCCTTGGAGATTCCGATCCGCGGAGTCGCTTCCCACGGCAAAGCCGGTGCAGCAGGGTCCCGCTCCACCCACAGCTCCCCGTCCGTCAGCAGATCGCGCCCGTTCCATTCGATGCCGATCCCGAGGCCCTTGGCCAGCTTCCCGGGACCGTTCAGCAGCGCCTTGTCCGGCACCCCCGGCCGGTTCGCACGGATCAGCGCCTCCCCTTCGAGGGGCGCGGCCCCCCGGAGCAGCACCGCTCCTACGGCGCCCGGTTCGTGGGCCACAATATTCAGGCAGTAATGCATGCCGTATATGAAATACACGTAGAGCACCCCGCAGGCGCCGAACATGAGCTGGTTGCGCGGGGTGACGCCCCGGTGGGCATGCGAGGCCGGATCCTCGGCCCCCTTGTACGCTTCCGTCTCGGTCAGCCGCACACGGATCTCCCCCTGTTCCGTCCGCCGCACCAGCGTGCAGCCGAGCAGCTCGCGGGCCACGGCCGCCGTGTCTCTCTCATAGAATGCCCCTTCGAGTCTCATGTGTTCCTTCTCCCTCCTGCCGGATGATCGCTTCGCAGATGCAAGGAATGCAAGCCAAAAAAAGGCAAGCTCCCGACATCTCTTGTCAAGAGCTTACCCCAAACGAAGATCAAACTACCGCGCTGCGGTCTTGGCCCGCTGCAGCGTCACATACACCCAGCCGGCCGCGGCGCCGGCCGCAAGCCCGCCGAAGTGGGCATAGTTGTCGATACCGGGCACGATAAAGCCCAGAACCACGTTCATGCCCAGTCCGCCCCAGATGGCCATCCCCCCGCTCTCCCCCCAGAGATCCGGATCCATGATCGAGAGAACGAGCAGCACGCCCATCAGCCCGAAGATCGCCCCCGAAGCCCCCGCCGAGATCGATGGAGAGAAGGTATAGGAGGCGATGTTGCCGGCAATCCCGGCCAGGAGGTAAAAGAGGGCGAAGCGCAGGGAACCGATCCCCCGCTCCAGCCGGCCGCCGAGCGACAGCAGTGCCGTCGAGTTGAACCAGAGGTGCAGTCCGCCGATGTGCAGGAAGATCGGGGTGATCCACCGCCAGTATTCTCCGCGGTCGATGTACGGATTGTACTTGGCCCCGAAGCGCACCAGCGTCTCCGGGTTGTCGGAGCCTCCGTAGGCGGTCATGAGCAGCCACACCGCCACGTTGATCCCCGTCAGGGCGAAGGTAACCGGCGAGCCTTTGCGGCGGCCGGCGATCTCCTCGCGGGGCCGCCGCAGCCGCTCTTCGTGCGCCCGGACAATCGCATAGTGCCTGCGCTCGATCGCGGCATTCAGCGCACCGAGCTCATATTCCGCCGGAATCAGCTCCGCCAGGATCCGCTCGAGCGCTTCGCTGCCCGTGACCCGCATATCGCTGGCGAAGAGGCGGTGCAGCCCCGGATCGGCCACCCACGCCTCGGCCCGGTACTGCTCGGTGACCGAGCTGACCGAGAGCTTCGCCAGCTCCTCCAGCGGCGTCTGCAGCCCGGGCGACGTGCGGATATAGAGATGAATCTTGCGGTGCACGAGCGCCGATTTGCGCCGGCCGAAGGTCTTCATCCAGTCGACGGATTCCTGCAGCTGGCTGCGGATCAGCTCCTGCTGGGCTTCCGGCGTGTCGCCGTAATACAGCGGCAGCAAAAACAGATATGTCACCCGCACGCCCTCCTGCTTGCGCAGCGTCAGCATGCCCTCGTCATTGTCAATCAGCGTATAGCCATGGCGGACGCCGAGCTCCTCGGCCATCCTCCAGATGAGATCGTTGAGCAGATGTACGTTCATTCGGTACTCCTTATCGCCTAAGGGATACCTATAGTATAAGAGGGTGTCCAATTCCTATTCAATGGGTCGACGGGCCTGCGGCCCCACGGCGGGAGGCACGACGGCCCGCCGGGTCCAATACCGGCGCGTGGCGCAGTGCTCCTCCGCCAGCTTATAGCCGGCGAGCCCGACAAGCTCAATGCGGCCGGCGGAGTCCGGCGAATGCAGCATCCGCCCCTCCCCGGCATAGATGCCGACATGATGCACGCGCCCCCTGCCCTGCTCGTAGGCGAAGAACAGGAGGTCGCCCGGGAGCTCCTCCCCGGGCGGCACAGGGTCCCCGTCCAGCGCCTGGTCGGACGCATCCCGTGGGATCAGGAGACCCAGCGCCCGGTGCATCGAGTGCGTGAAGCCCGAGCAGTCGTAGCCGTAGGACGACAGGCCGCCCCACAGGTACGGCAGCCCGGCGAAGCGCAGCCCCTGCCGGACGAGCTCCCCGCCCGCGGGCCGGGTGGATGAAGCCGGATCACCGCCCTGCGGCTGAGCGGCGGACACGATCCTCACATCCGCCCGCGGCAGGGAGGCCGCGCCGTGCGGCGTGTCGACCCGGACACGGCTGCCGGTCTCCCCGGTGACGGGCAGCTTCGTCAGGAAACTGAGCTCCAGGCATTCGCCGGTGGCGGCGAAGCTCAGCACCGTGCGCGGCGAGCAGACGACGGCCCAGGGCCCATCACTCTCCGGCAGCGGGCCGGCCAGCTGCCGGATCGGCACCCAGCCCGGGTAGCCGCGCGGCTCCTTGCCCGTGGACTGCTCAGGGATGAGCACCTTCGCCCAGCCGTCCCGCTCCTCGCTGACGAGCACCGGGGTGCCGTACAGGAGCTGGGTCTGCACCCGGCTGCCCGCATAGAGATCGAGCTTCTCCTCAAGCGTCATTGCCCGGGTCCACCCGGCGGCGTCCGCCGGCGCCCTGAGCGCAGGCTCGTCAAGCGGCCGCGGGGAGTCCGGGGACGTCCACACGGTGGCCACATTGACCGCGGTCTGCATGGCCTTCAGCTCCGTCATGAGTCCACCCCCACGCGCACCGGATCTCCTGCTGCGGTGATTCCAAGGCCGGTGAGCAGCGGCGTCAGCCGGTCCACGACAGCCGATTCGATGTCCCCGAGGCGGTCCCCGGTGACGGCGGATGCGGCCGGGGCCTCCCCCAGGCCGCTTCTTCCGTTATCGCTGGTGATCCGCACAAGCAGCGATACAGCCGTATGCACCATGCGCCGGGCCGTCACCAACGGCCTGAGCAGCGGTACGCATTGGCGTGCGGCATAGACTTCACATTGGATCACGATGCATCTCCCTCCTTCAGGGCCTCACGCCCGGCTCGAGCCACTGCGCCGTGCCCTCGTCCCCATCCACCTTCAGCAGCGCCCCGAGCGGCACGGCAAAATGCGGGACCGAGTGGCCGATCGGCAGGCCCGACAGGGCGGGCCTGCCCGCCGCCCGGATGTAATGTGCGATGACTTCCGCTGCCGTGAACGACTCCCTGCGCTTCACCGGCCCGCAGTCCCGGAAGTCCCCGATAAGAAAGCCCGCGGCCGCACTCAGCTTGCCGGCCTGCTGCAGCTGGTTCAGCATCCGGTCGAGCCGGTACGGCTCTTCGCCGATGTCCTCCAGGAGCACGATCCTGCCCCGCGTATCGATCTCGTACGGAGTGCCGAGCGTGCTGGCGAGAAGCGTCAGGTTGCCTCCCGCCAGTCGGCCGTACGCGGTGCCGCCCACAAGCGCGGCCAGCGGGGCGTCCTCCCGCCCAACCCGCAGAAGCTTCGGCTCGAACAGCTGCCCGAAGCCCTCCAGGGTCACGGGATGCGGCTCTCCCTCCGCGAGACAGACGAGCATCGCCCCGTGGAAGGTGATCAGCCCCGCCCTCCGGCCGATCGCCGCATGCAGGAACGTAATGTCGCTGTAGCCCCAGAAGATCTTGGGGTTCGCGCGGATCGCCTCATAGTCGAGCAGCGGGGCGATCCGGCCCGAGCCGTAGCCGCCGCGGGCGCAGAAGACCGCCCGGATCTCATCGTCCGCGAACATCGCGTTCAGCTCGGCCGCCCGCACCTCGTCTTCTCCCGCCAGATAGCCGTGCTTCAGGGAGAGCGTCTCCCCGATCCGCACCTTCAGCCCGAGCCTCTCTAGCACGGCCGAAGCCCGCAGTATACCCTCCCGGTCCCCGCAGGATGCCGGTGCGGTAATCCCTACCGTATCGCCGGCCTTGAGCTGCGGGGGACGGATCATGCCATGCTCCATAGGCTCTTTTCCTCCCGGACGGCGGTTGGCTGGGAGGAGCCCCTCCGGCTCCTCCCTTACTTCATCTTCATCATTAAACTTACTTCATCTTCATCATTAAACTTACTTCATCTTCATCTTCATCATTAAACTTACTTCATCTTCATCATTAAACTTACTTCATCTTCATCATTAAACTTACTTCATATCCGCCCACTTGAAATCAATATATCCGTAAGCGTGCCGGACGATGTCCGTTACTTTGTCGCTCTGCAGGTACGTGGAGCTGTAGAAGTAGATCGGCAGGATCGGCGCCTCCTCGATCAGGAGCTTCTCCGCTTCGTGCAGCAGGGCGAACCGCTTTTTCTCATCGGTCTCCTTGTAGGCGCTCTGGATCAGCCCGTCATACTTCGCGGAGCTCCACCCCGTGCGGTTCATCGGATTACCGGTCTGGTAGCCGCCCAGGAAGTTGATCGGGTCCGCAAAATCCGGAAGAAACGACGAACGCGACATCTGCAGCTGCAGCGCCTTCTGCTCGGCGGTGAGCACCTTGCTCTCCTTGTTCGCCAGCTTCACGTCCACGCCGAGATTCTCCTTGAACATGGCCTGCAGCGTCTGTGCGATCTTCTGGTGAAGGTCATTGGTGTTATAGGTCAGCGTCACCTCGGGCAGCTTCGCATATCCCGCTTCGGCCATCCCCTTGGCGAGCAGCTTCCTGGCCTCCGCGGCGTCGAAGGTGACGAGCCTTCCGCCCGACTCGCGGAAATCCCTGCCGTCCGGCCCCTTCAGCCCGTAGGAGACGAAGCCTGCTGCCGGCTTCTGCTTCTGCTTCGTGACAAGATCGACGATCTTCTGCGAATCGACGGCGAGGAGGAACGCCCGCCGGATCGACGCGTTGTCGAAGGGCGGCAGCTTGGTGTTGAACCGGTAGAAGTACGTGCCCGCCGAGTCCTCCACCCTTGCCTTGTTCTCCGCGAACAGCTTCTCGGAGAGGTCCGGCGGCACCGAGGAGGTATGAAGCTCCCCGGACTGGAAGAGCTGGTATTCCGTATTGGAGTCGTTGACCATTTTGAACGTTACGCCGTCCAGCTTTACATTCGCCGCATCCCAGTAGTGCTCGTTCCTCACGAGCTTCAGCTCGGCGTCATGCTTCCACTCCGCCAGCTTGAAAGGGCCGTTGCTGAGGATCGTCGCCGCCTCGGCCGCCCATTTCGGATTCTTCTCCACCGTGGCCCGGTGCACCGGGAAGAATGCCGGATTGGCCGCCATCGAGATCAGCCAGGAGGCCGGCCGGGTCAGCGTCACCTGCAGCGTCTTGTCATCGACCGCCTTCACCTTCACCCCGTCGGCGGTGCCTTGGCCGGCATGGAACGCCTCTCCTCCCTCGATAACATAAGCAAGCGGCGCCGCTTGCGACGGCTGCTTCGGGTCCAGAAGCTTTTTCCAGGCGAATTCGAAGTCCGACGCCTTCACGGGATCACCGTTCGACCACTTGATCCCCTCCCGCAGCAGGAACGTGACGGTCCGCCCGTCCGGCGAGATCTTCCATTCCCTGGCCATGGCCGGCTCCGGCGTCTGGTTCTTCCCGAGCCGCGTCAGCCCTTCCATCATGTTGTTGAGAATGTCGTACGAAGCCATGTCAAAGCCGACCGGCGGATCGAGCGACGTGGGTTCGCGCACGTTGTTGTACATCAGGATCTTCGCCGCGGTTTCTTTCTGCGCGACATCCCCCTGCGGGGTGGACGCTTCCGGGCTGCAGCCGGAAAGCAAGGTGCCGAGCATCAGGGAACAGGAGACGAGCAGGATCGACAGGCTCTTCATGAAATCCGCTCCTTCGTGGAATGGGATGTCTGGCTTCGGAGGGTCAGGGCCGGGCCCGGGGACCGGACGGCCTGCGGCTCCGGACCGGCCTGCGGCGCACGGGG containing:
- a CDS encoding Ger(x)C family spore germination protein gives rise to the protein MFRRECKQAAVLVLCLPLLTGCWDRREVNDVAFVSGTGIDKVKEGYRTTVLYPLAGQLGGVGSSGGGGGTSGSRSWHLDSVTGTSLKETNNIQQQAMSRQLYFAHRRVLVIGEGAARSGLAPILDIVARVPQNRMTGYILVTKGDARDFMDVDVEVEKIPTEMIRELALNYMRTPRTVKETVHALLSEGMDPALPYCVVDRTKPGRSGQQKPMMKLEGLAVFREDKLAGLLKGEEAQGVLWAMNEAKRPTIVLPAPGGTGMQAVQFAVAQTRIRPVVSGGKITMRIDIRARGSIAENQSNYISGKDYTHAKLEETLNRKIKSMVEKSLKALQTEYGSDPVGFGDILYRSEPKVWRGIRDQWREKYKEVEMAVSVHTQVQHTGTIVKPIGRKERMMNHE
- a CDS encoding spore germination protein, translating into MTSIRHTAKPRVSRELDENMTRLQVTFDRCADVVFRMTEGVPAEHGYCLVYISGIVDTARLGEEVLRPLLAAAGSGEAAADLAPLITSAELSRTSDYGSVVDAILGGRAAVFCQGQEEALLISTGGGTRRSVQEPATEAVVRGPREGFTEDIHVNTALIRFKIKSPDLKLEAFTLGEQTRTGVMLAYLEGTADPEVIREVKRRLEHIRIDGILESGYIEEFIEDEAFSPFPQLHYTERPDTAAAQLLEGRFAVFVDGTPFVLMAPVTFWEMLQASEDYYERYFIGTLLRWLRLGFLFFALFLPGIYVSVTTYHQDMLPTNLLLSIAAARESIPFPALIETLIMEVAFEALREAGIRLPKTLGQAVSILGALVIGQAAVQAGIVSAPIVIIVSLTGIASFTIPRFNAAISIRILRFPIMIMGGLFGLFGMVIATLWLAVHLCQLRSFGVPYLSGMAPYQKGELGDILVRVPWWRMSRRPLSITGLNRKRMPAGQRPAPPPHSRSKG
- a CDS encoding MmcQ/YjbR family DNA-binding protein — encoded protein: MEGSHKTISSAAGLALLHQVRDVCRELPESVEKVDGFGHTTFRVGDKPFVFMGEQADGVSISVKADKETQAFLLEKGPYTRTPYIGQHGWVSVSPPEGVPWEELRELIVEGYGRTAPKRLLKKLLDGGKLSSEGQG
- a CDS encoding zinc-dependent alcohol dehydrogenase, with product MRAVTYQGKKQVKVKEVQDPIIEKSDDILVRITSTAICGSDIHLVNGMVPGMPEGYVIGHEPMGIVEEVGPEVTRVKKGDRVIIPFNVSCGECFYCKNQLESQCDNSNDNPVYDTGAYLGYSESYGGYAGGQAELLRVPYGNFMPFVIPPEAEVTDEQVLFLSDILPTAYWGVENSGVKPGDTVIVLGSGPVGLLTQKFAWQKGAKRVIAVDHLDYRLYHARNTNRVETFNFKDVDNLESHLYEITGGGADVVIDCVGMDGEKSVVEKLETALKLQGGTLGPVQTARQIVRKGGTIQLIGVYGMTYNAFPLGDLFSRNITLKMGQAPVIHYMPELFAQITSGKLDPTDIITHRLPLTEAERGYEVFTDKLEDCIKVVLKP
- a CDS encoding DNA-3-methyladenine glycosylase, producing the protein MRLEGAFYERDTAAVARELLGCTLVRRTEQGEIRVRLTETEAYKGAEDPASHAHRGVTPRNQLMFGACGVLYVYFIYGMHYCLNIVAHEPGAVGAVLLRGAAPLEGEALIRANRPGVPDKALLNGPGKLAKGLGIGIEWNGRDLLTDGELWVERDPAAPALPWEATPRIGISKGQELLWRFTPKRPG
- a CDS encoding rhomboid family intramembrane serine protease, whose amino-acid sequence is MNVHLLNDLIWRMAEELGVRHGYTLIDNDEGMLTLRKQEGVRVTYLFLLPLYYGDTPEAQQELIRSQLQESVDWMKTFGRRKSALVHRKIHLYIRTSPGLQTPLEELAKLSVSSVTEQYRAEAWVADPGLHRLFASDMRVTGSEALERILAELIPAEYELGALNAAIERRHYAIVRAHEERLRRPREEIAGRRKGSPVTFALTGINVAVWLLMTAYGGSDNPETLVRFGAKYNPYIDRGEYWRWITPIFLHIGGLHLWFNSTALLSLGGRLERGIGSLRFALFYLLAGIAGNIASYTFSPSISAGASGAIFGLMGVLLVLSIMDPDLWGESGGMAIWGGLGMNVVLGFIVPGIDNYAHFGGLAAGAAAGWVYVTLQRAKTAAR
- a CDS encoding C40 family peptidase, with amino-acid sequence MTELKAMQTAVNVATVWTSPDSPRPLDEPALRAPADAAGWTRAMTLEEKLDLYAGSRVQTQLLYGTPVLVSEERDGWAKVLIPEQSTGKEPRGYPGWVPIRQLAGPLPESDGPWAVVCSPRTVLSFAATGECLELSFLTKLPVTGETGSRVRVDTPHGAASLPRADVRIVSAAQPQGGDPASSTRPAGGELVRQGLRFAGLPYLWGGLSSYGYDCSGFTHSMHRALGLLIPRDASDQALDGDPVPPGEELPGDLLFFAYEQGRGRVHHVGIYAGEGRMLHSPDSAGRIELVGLAGYKLAEEHCATRRYWTRRAVVPPAVGPQARRPIE
- a CDS encoding S66 peptidase family protein, with product MEHGMIRPPQLKAGDTVGITAPASCGDREGILRASAVLERLGLKVRIGETLSLKHGYLAGEDEVRAAELNAMFADDEIRAVFCARGGYGSGRIAPLLDYEAIRANPKIFWGYSDITFLHAAIGRRAGLITFHGAMLVCLAEGEPHPVTLEGFGQLFEPKLLRVGREDAPLAALVGGTAYGRLAGGNLTLLASTLGTPYEIDTRGRIVLLEDIGEEPYRLDRMLNQLQQAGKLSAAAGFLIGDFRDCGPVKRRESFTAAEVIAHYIRAAGRPALSGLPIGHSVPHFAVPLGALLKVDGDEGTAQWLEPGVRP
- a CDS encoding peptide ABC transporter substrate-binding protein — encoded protein: MKSLSILLVSCSLMLGTLLSGCSPEASTPQGDVAQKETAAKILMYNNVREPTSLDPPVGFDMASYDILNNMMEGLTRLGKNQTPEPAMAREWKISPDGRTVTFLLREGIKWSNGDPVKASDFEFAWKKLLDPKQPSQAAPLAYVIEGGEAFHAGQGTADGVKVKAVDDKTLQVTLTRPASWLISMAANPAFFPVHRATVEKNPKWAAEAATILSNGPFKLAEWKHDAELKLVRNEHYWDAANVKLDGVTFKMVNDSNTEYQLFQSGELHTSSVPPDLSEKLFAENKARVEDSAGTYFYRFNTKLPPFDNASIRRAFLLAVDSQKIVDLVTKQKQKPAAGFVSYGLKGPDGRDFRESGGRLVTFDAAEARKLLAKGMAEAGYAKLPEVTLTYNTNDLHQKIAQTLQAMFKENLGVDVKLANKESKVLTAEQKALQLQMSRSSFLPDFADPINFLGGYQTGNPMNRTGWSSAKYDGLIQSAYKETDEKKRFALLHEAEKLLIEEAPILPIYFYSSTYLQSDKVTDIVRHAYGYIDFKWADMK